The Elaeis guineensis isolate ETL-2024a chromosome 12, EG11, whole genome shotgun sequence sequence GCCCTAACCATATCTAAGCAATCATTGGCTGAATCATgagaaaaaatcattttcatctcAACCTTAGGTGCACCAGGTAGATGAGAAGATATCAATTGCGAAGTTATTTTTGCTAATGACTCCTTTGTAAGTACAGTTCTGAGGAGGTTAAAACAGGATAAGAATTTCATAAAGTAGTGGATGGCTTTTCGAGAAATTAGTCCAGCCATTAGATTCAGTTTCCATATTTGTGGCATTCTTGCTGATTTTGACATGTCGGGATAATTAATGATATGGACAGGGAAAAGATTTAAATGTTATAAGAGTTGCACAGGATTTggcaaaagttcaaaaagaatagAATTTTTCTTGAAGAGGTTGAAATCACAAAAAACATGGATCATCATAGACCCATACATCATTCATGCAAAAACGAAAAAGAAAGGACAACTATTACAAATAGAAGCAACCATGACAACAACATCAACAACCTATGATATCATTAATGTAAAATCCACATGTATTTTGtgtggaaaaaaataatttgtgagAGTTTGTATAATCCAGGTATTGATTTGTTTCAACCAATTTCAGTGCCATGTGCTTTAGCCTGTGAAGGCTTTGTTGAGGGTTTGAAATCAATACCACCCCTTTACCCATGTAATCTGTTTATATAATATTGATGAATAACTCTATTACTGGGAAAACTTTGGAGTTTGTACAATCATTGGTATGATAAAGAACAAAACTATCAATTTGGGATTTTTTTTCGTAATCATTCAAAAATACTGTCACCAGAATTTATAGGCTGTAGACAGCCGATGTGAgggctattatttttttttcttaaactgCCTTTTCCTTCTTCGTTTTCCCTCTGTTATTGCCAGGtaatgccttcatgcttatccttGTTGTTTTCATCCACCATATACTACTCGCTTCACTTGTTGAATCCTTGAATTTATCCATCAGCATCTTCTTGTCTCCTTTGAGATCAATCATCCACCATGCACCTAAACTTAGTTGCCAGAATCTGTTCCAAATAAATGGAGACAGAAGGCACCATCCATCACCACCCATCATAATAGGCCAATCCCCAGGCAGCACTGAACCCAAACTAAGTTGCTAGAATCTATTCCAAATAAATGGAGACAGAAGGCAACCATCCATCACCAATCACATTGAGAGCTTTTGGTGAAAGATAGTGTATATGACAAAATCTCAGCAATCTTGTCTCCATGGCAATACCTCTTTCCAAGTGTAAACTTCAATTCCACATTTCCTACTAACATAATGGCCCTTTTTATTGTATCAAACAGCAGAAAGTTCCATCTCATCCTTTCCTTTCTTGGCTGTCTTTTCTTAATATAATGGTGATAGAAGTAAGAGACAAATCCCCATAAAGCTCACAGAAGGAAATCATCTTATAATTCCCATCCAGCCCAATCATGAAGAAATATCACAGCAAACACTTTGACTAATGGTGTCCCAAGGGTGCTTATCACATTGGAGAAGAGGGAAGGCACCTCAAAGATCAACCCCACAACACCAACATTTCTGACCAGCCAGGCCATTAATTGCAGTCCAGAACAGGGTCATGATGAAGGCCACCCTCTCCTTCCCGAACATCCCCATTTCCCCTTTCAACCTCCTCACATTCTCCACTGGCAAAGAGCCCCACCACCCCGGCCAGAGTAGAGATCAGAGCCGTATGGATCTGTATGTCTTATCCAACTGCAAAAAGCGTGGCTCTTTATGGCCATGTCCAATGTGAGCTCTATCAAGGAGAGCAAGAAAGAATATGTAGCCGATGCACCTGATGTTAGGATAAAGCTGAGCACATTATGTGCACCCTAGAGGCCCCAGATCAGTATTCTAGACCTGGTTGGACCCCGATAAGGGTGGAGGAGAATGCGAGGAGGGCAACAAAGTTGAGAGTTAGGTGGGTAAACTTTTCTGAGTTGATGAAGTAGAAGGGTGGCGATGAGCATAGGGAGCACAGAATACACTTGCTGCTATTACCGCCCTCTATGTATGTAATAGAATTTTCGAAAGAGGGTGGCCACGGATTGCCTAACGGGGAGGATTATGATCAAAATTCAGCGTCTTGATACTGAACTCTATACTGATATCATTCTATTATGGTATTGATATATGGTATAGTACAAGATAGCAAGACGCACCGAATATCGGTATGATAAGAGACTGTATATTGTTTGGTACTGGTATATTACGATATGCTCGATACAAGGTGAGGAGGAGGGGGACTGCGGGTGACAATTGGAGATTTTGCTAGATTGGGATTAGCAGGTCTCTTGTGCTGGGGAGAGGCCACGAAGAAAGGGAGTCCGGATCAGCAAATTAACACACATCAACAAACCCATTACAAAGTGGTCTTGACCAAAAGTGACTACAGTTCACAATGCTGTTGCTGCTGGCAATTctcaaaaatatttatcattaacGACCCATCTTAGTACATCATTATTCGACTCTCTTAAAGAGTATGTTAGACTCTAAAGAAAGAGAATTCACCAAAAATCCAAAAGCTTGATTCTAGCCCATCACACACCTCTACAAAAAGATTCTTTGAATGGTAAATTACAAATGAGAAAAAGGGAAATTCTATTTACACGCTTGAGAGAATCTTTACTTCGAATCGTGGAGTTGGAACCTTAACCACTAGCAACTGTCCTTTTGCTGAACACATTGCATGCTTTGAGAGGAAAACTAGAGCCACTGATCAGATGATAGGATATGCTGATTCTACCAACCCCTTACAGATTAAGTGGCAATGTCATGGTTGGACTTGGCATCAGCAACTGCAACCTCCAGATTGCTGCTGTGACTGGGATGCACTTGTCGTGGTTGTCTTGAGATTCACATCAACCATGCCTTCATGCTTTGCTGAGGAAAGATTTTCCATACCTGGCAATGCTGCAGCAATTTTCCGAAACAGTGCCTGTAGCAGTTGCAATGGTGGTTAAGCCAATTATTTAATCAAGAATAAATCTAATTCCAGAAAGAGAAATGCTTGTGGAACATGATGCCCTTTTACACTCATATCATGATTTATTGCATCAGGGATTTGGCAGCACATTCTCCCCCCTGGATATGTTTATAAGCTAAAGAATGTAGTGCTAGGTTGTAGCATATTAACGTATGGTGCCAAAAATATCATGCCGTACCATCATTTTAATGAAAGAGAACAAGGGAATTTTCAACTGGGAGAGACACCTTGATATTGAAGCCAGCTTTGGCACTTGTCTCTGCGAACATAACACCAAGATCCTGGGCTTTAGGCTCGCCTTCCTCCATTGAGACTTGCCTGTAGAAATCAACATACCAAAAAGCAATTAGCAAACTATGAAGTATCAAGCTGTTTATAGGCAGTACATTGCAAGTCAAAAAATAGGAAGATATCAAAGGCAATGTGCAACAATAGAAGCAGAGGAAGCCTAGTAAAGTTTGGTGCTAAAATTACATATAATATtcttatctatattatatataaagtgcCAATAGTTTCTGTCCAATTTGAATTTTATTGAAGACATTCTAGCCATTTATGTATCTTATAGAGATCGTTTGAGATGAGATAAAGTCTAAGAGACAGTTAGGTTGGAATAAGTATTAGACTCATATTGCTAATCGGTTTAGGGTTGTTGAATTACATGTTCTGATCTAGTTGAATGAGTTCCAGGCTCTGATCCAGTTGGATGAGTCCCACGAATCCAGTTGGGATGTGCAGTAGGATCCAGCTACCTCTTCATCCTCAACCAAAAGTTACAGAATTCTATAAACTTGAAAATCTCTGGACATCCCTAAAAAGAGAGTTTGATCATCCTCTTAATTTTATCTTATATGATGGTCATTTTTCTTTGTCCATATCGGGCCTTCAATCCATATCATGACTTCTTTAGATGAGACATTCTAAC is a genomic window containing:
- the LOC140852968 gene encoding ras-related protein RABH1b-like, with the protein product MEEGEPKAQDLGVMFAETSAKAGFNIKALFRKIAAALPGMENLSSAKHEGMVDVNLKTTTTSASQSQQQSGGCSC